The Microbacterium sp. LWO12-1.2 genome includes a window with the following:
- a CDS encoding glycosyltransferase, protein MTAAPAAFDPTAATIVIVTFNRSHLLTGLLTSITDMDPKPGRVVIIDNASADDTTEVVESFRERLGTEIVYRRLETNTGGSGGFSEGMRTAYELGSEWIWMMDDDVEVLPDGLARMGKWAPRFKSIQGRRYDYDGSEFYWQYRIAERMGIPIPFAPAGFDESGYKEMNSGCFEGMFIHRSIVQQIGLPDPRFFIYWDDQMYGWLASRRTTAVIVDEFVLRRTREIKQWDMGVRHMNASSNAYRFYIMRNRAFIKQYYRAHGVHNPVLFGLGTTATFFKELIRLVFVERTVRGTSNLFRGIREGGKLGRDRTWQPMAPLEA, encoded by the coding sequence ATGACCGCGGCACCCGCTGCATTCGATCCGACCGCGGCGACGATCGTGATCGTCACCTTCAACCGCTCGCATCTGCTCACCGGACTGCTGACGAGCATCACGGACATGGACCCGAAACCTGGCCGTGTCGTGATCATCGACAACGCCTCGGCGGACGACACCACAGAGGTCGTAGAGTCCTTCCGGGAGCGACTCGGCACCGAGATCGTCTATCGACGTCTCGAGACGAACACCGGTGGCTCCGGAGGATTCAGCGAAGGCATGCGCACCGCGTACGAGCTCGGATCCGAGTGGATCTGGATGATGGACGACGACGTCGAAGTGCTCCCCGACGGTCTGGCCAGGATGGGCAAGTGGGCCCCCCGCTTCAAGAGCATCCAAGGACGGCGCTACGACTACGACGGCAGTGAGTTCTACTGGCAGTACCGCATCGCCGAGCGCATGGGTATCCCGATTCCCTTCGCCCCGGCCGGTTTCGATGAGTCCGGGTACAAGGAGATGAACAGCGGGTGCTTCGAGGGCATGTTCATCCACCGCTCGATCGTGCAGCAGATCGGTCTACCCGACCCGCGGTTCTTCATCTACTGGGATGACCAGATGTACGGCTGGCTGGCCTCGCGAAGGACGACCGCCGTCATCGTGGACGAGTTCGTCCTCCGCCGCACCCGCGAGATCAAGCAGTGGGACATGGGCGTGCGCCACATGAACGCATCGAGCAACGCCTACCGCTTCTACATCATGCGCAATCGTGCTTTCATCAAGCAGTACTACCGCGCACACGGCGTCCACAACCCGGTGTTGTTCGGCCTGGGCACGACGGCGACCTTCTTCAAGGAGCTGATCCGCCTGGTGTTCGTCGAGCGGACGGTGCGCGGGACCAGCAACCTGTTCCGCGGCATCCGCGAAGGCGGCAAGCTCGGTCGGGACCGCACCTGGCAGCCCATGGCACCCCTGGAGGCATGA
- a CDS encoding nucleotide sugar dehydrogenase — MRIAVVALGKIGLPLALQFAGQGHEVIGVDVNAGLVDLVNRGVEPFPGEAELQERLTAETVAGRLRATTDYAEAIPSADAVVVVVPLFVNEETAEPEYGWMDQATASLAAHLTPGTLVSYETTLPVGVTRGRWKPMIERISGLTEGEDFHVVFSPERVFSGRIFADLRKYPKLIGGLSAEGARRATEFYEAVLEFDERPDLSRANGVWDLGSAEAAEMAKLAETTYRDVNIGLANQFALFAGANGIDVYQVIEACNSQVFSHIHRPGIAVGGHCIPVYPKLYLSTDPDANIVRTAREFNESMPERLVAQAAGMLGDLSGLQAVVLGAAYRGGVKETAFSGVFPTVAALEQRGAVVRVHDPLYTDQELQSLGFVPYSLGEDVDIAIVQTDHAGYRELAPAQLPGIRLLVDGRAATDADRWAGTPRLVVGTPASGL; from the coding sequence ATGCGCATTGCCGTCGTGGCCCTCGGAAAGATCGGGCTCCCCCTCGCACTCCAGTTCGCAGGCCAGGGCCACGAAGTGATCGGCGTCGATGTGAACGCCGGTCTCGTAGACCTCGTGAATCGTGGTGTGGAGCCGTTCCCCGGAGAAGCAGAGCTGCAGGAACGGCTGACGGCTGAGACCGTTGCGGGACGACTGCGCGCGACCACGGACTACGCCGAGGCGATTCCGTCCGCGGATGCGGTCGTGGTCGTGGTGCCGCTCTTCGTCAACGAGGAGACTGCCGAGCCGGAGTACGGCTGGATGGACCAGGCGACCGCATCGCTCGCAGCGCACCTTACACCGGGGACTCTCGTGTCGTACGAGACGACTCTCCCCGTCGGTGTCACTCGCGGTCGTTGGAAGCCCATGATCGAGCGGATTTCGGGTCTGACCGAAGGAGAGGATTTCCACGTCGTCTTCTCCCCGGAGCGTGTATTCTCCGGCCGTATCTTCGCGGACCTCCGCAAGTACCCGAAGCTGATCGGAGGCCTGTCCGCGGAGGGTGCTCGTCGTGCGACCGAGTTCTACGAGGCCGTGCTCGAGTTTGACGAGCGACCTGATCTCTCCCGTGCGAACGGCGTGTGGGACCTGGGCAGCGCGGAGGCCGCCGAGATGGCTAAGCTCGCCGAGACCACCTACCGTGACGTGAACATCGGTCTCGCTAATCAGTTCGCGCTCTTCGCGGGAGCGAATGGCATCGATGTGTACCAGGTGATCGAGGCCTGCAATTCTCAGGTCTTCAGCCACATCCATCGCCCCGGCATCGCCGTCGGCGGCCATTGCATCCCCGTGTACCCGAAGTTGTACCTCTCGACCGACCCTGATGCGAATATCGTCCGCACGGCACGGGAGTTCAACGAGTCGATGCCCGAGCGCCTGGTCGCCCAGGCGGCCGGCATGCTCGGAGACCTGTCGGGGCTGCAGGCCGTGGTGCTCGGTGCGGCATACCGTGGCGGTGTCAAGGAGACCGCATTCTCCGGTGTCTTCCCCACGGTCGCCGCTCTCGAGCAGCGCGGCGCTGTGGTGCGCGTGCACGATCCGCTCTACACCGATCAGGAGCTGCAGAGCCTCGGATTCGTGCCCTACTCCTTGGGGGAGGACGTCGATATCGCCATCGTCCAGACCGATCACGCGGGCTACCGTGAGCTTGCGCCCGCGCAGCTCCCCGGGATAAGGCTGCTCGTCGATGGTCGCGCTGCTACAGACGCGGACCGCTGGGCAGGCACTCCTCGTCTGGTGGTGGGCACCCCCGCCAGCGGATTGTGA
- the wecB gene encoding non-hydrolyzing UDP-N-acetylglucosamine 2-epimerase codes for MKIISVVGARPQFVKLAPIHHAAKAAGVEHVIVHTGQHYDPMLSDVFFDDLGIGAPDVHLGVGSGSHGVQTGAMLSALDAVFDEHRPDWVLVYGDTNSTVAAALSAVKMHIPVAHLEAGLRSFNRRMPEEHNRVMTDHAADLLLAPTQVAVEHLEREGLAERTVLVGDVMTDVLFDVRDRVAEASSGLLEEFGLSEGGYYLATIHRAENTDDPARLQQVVSALAGLDKPVILLAHPRVVAKAAAHGIDLTQGALISRSPLAYPELIAAAASSAGVVTDSGGLQKEAFLLRVPCTTVRTETEWVETIDLGWNVLANTAAEISSGVTRPRPPATEDAPYGDGQAAGRVIAVLTERT; via the coding sequence GTGAAGATCATCAGCGTGGTAGGCGCGCGACCGCAGTTCGTCAAGCTCGCCCCGATCCACCACGCCGCGAAGGCGGCCGGTGTCGAGCACGTCATCGTGCACACCGGTCAGCACTATGATCCGATGCTCTCCGACGTGTTCTTCGACGACCTCGGGATCGGTGCTCCCGACGTGCATCTGGGGGTCGGAAGCGGGTCGCATGGCGTGCAGACGGGCGCGATGCTCTCAGCCCTCGATGCGGTGTTCGACGAGCACCGACCTGACTGGGTGCTCGTCTACGGCGACACGAACTCCACCGTTGCCGCAGCGCTGAGCGCCGTGAAGATGCACATCCCCGTCGCGCACCTCGAGGCGGGACTGCGCAGCTTCAACCGCCGGATGCCGGAGGAACACAACCGCGTGATGACAGACCACGCGGCCGATCTGCTCCTGGCTCCGACGCAGGTCGCCGTCGAGCACCTCGAGCGCGAGGGACTGGCCGAGCGGACAGTGCTTGTCGGCGACGTCATGACGGATGTGCTGTTCGACGTGCGTGATCGGGTCGCGGAAGCCAGTTCGGGACTCCTGGAGGAGTTCGGGTTGAGTGAAGGAGGTTACTACCTCGCGACCATCCACCGCGCTGAGAACACCGATGACCCCGCGCGGCTGCAGCAGGTGGTCAGCGCGCTGGCGGGGCTCGACAAGCCGGTGATCCTGCTCGCCCACCCGCGTGTCGTCGCCAAGGCTGCCGCACACGGGATCGACCTCACCCAGGGGGCGCTCATCTCGCGCTCGCCGCTGGCGTACCCCGAGCTGATCGCGGCCGCCGCGTCGAGTGCCGGAGTGGTCACCGACTCCGGAGGACTCCAGAAGGAGGCATTCCTCTTGCGGGTGCCGTGCACGACCGTGCGCACCGAGACGGAGTGGGTCGAGACGATCGATCTGGGGTGGAACGTGCTCGCGAACACGGCGGCGGAGATCTCGTCCGGGGTGACGCGGCCGCGTCCGCCGGCGACGGAGGACGCGCCATACGGCGACGGACAGGCCGCGGGGAGAGTGATCGCGGTCCTGACTGAACGGACCTGA
- the glf gene encoding UDP-galactopyranose mutase, with protein sequence MDLLVVGSGFFGLTIAERAAEAGRKVTVIDRRHHIGGNAYSEAEPETGIEVHRYGAHLFHTSNATVWEYVNRFTSFTNYVHRVYTTHKGTVFPMPVNLGTINQFFQSAYTPEQARALVKEQAGEFDAKTAANFEEKGIALVGRPLFEAFFRDYTAKQWQTDPHKLSGDIISRLPVRYTYDNRYFNDTWEGLPTDGYTAWIERMADHPNIEVKLEVDYFDESQPLNRKATVGQLPVVYTGPVDRYFDYTEGALSWRTLDFEQEVLNVGDFQGTSVMNYPDMDVPYTRIHEFKHFHPERKDIYESDKTVIMREFSRFATREDEPYYPVNTPTDRDGLLAYRELAKGEKDVHFGGRLGTYQYLDMHMAIGSALSLWNNTLS encoded by the coding sequence ATGGATCTTCTCGTCGTCGGGTCGGGTTTCTTCGGCCTCACCATTGCTGAGCGCGCTGCAGAAGCGGGCCGCAAAGTCACCGTCATCGACCGCCGCCACCACATCGGCGGCAACGCTTACAGCGAGGCTGAGCCCGAGACGGGGATCGAGGTCCATCGTTACGGTGCGCACCTCTTCCACACCTCGAACGCGACCGTGTGGGAGTACGTGAACCGCTTCACGTCGTTCACGAACTACGTGCACCGCGTCTACACGACGCACAAGGGCACCGTGTTCCCGATGCCGGTGAACCTCGGCACGATCAACCAGTTCTTCCAGTCCGCCTACACGCCGGAGCAGGCGCGGGCGCTGGTCAAGGAGCAGGCGGGGGAGTTCGACGCGAAGACGGCGGCGAACTTCGAGGAGAAGGGCATCGCGCTCGTCGGTCGCCCGCTGTTCGAGGCGTTCTTCCGCGACTACACGGCCAAGCAGTGGCAGACCGACCCGCACAAGCTGTCGGGCGACATCATCAGCCGTCTTCCCGTGCGCTACACCTACGACAACCGCTACTTCAACGACACCTGGGAAGGTCTGCCGACCGACGGGTACACCGCGTGGATCGAGCGGATGGCGGATCACCCGAACATCGAGGTCAAGCTCGAGGTCGACTACTTCGACGAGTCGCAGCCGCTGAACCGGAAGGCCACCGTCGGACAGCTGCCCGTGGTCTACACCGGGCCCGTCGACCGCTACTTCGACTACACCGAAGGCGCGCTGAGCTGGCGCACGCTGGACTTCGAGCAGGAGGTGCTGAACGTCGGTGACTTCCAGGGCACCAGTGTCATGAACTACCCCGACATGGACGTGCCCTACACGCGCATCCACGAGTTCAAGCACTTCCACCCGGAGCGCAAGGACATCTACGAGTCCGACAAGACCGTGATCATGCGCGAGTTCTCCCGGTTCGCCACACGCGAGGACGAGCCGTACTATCCCGTGAACACGCCGACCGACCGCGACGGGCTGCTGGCCTACCGCGAGCTCGCGAAGGGCGAGAAGGACGTGCACTTCGGCGGCCGCCTCGGCACGTACCAGTACCTCGACATGCACATGGCCATCGGCTCGGCGCTGTCGCTCTGGAACAACACACTCTCGTAG
- a CDS encoding glycosyltransferase: MVHVLQNVVFPLDRDPDLLPLYADPETWSVIEGEPVRVSNRAHLGNILGRHRARIIAGRRVSLGTYFNAFPASYWQHWTSVRRIRLTVRTTGPATILVYRSNGSGIRQRVATREVTGESSASFDLELTQYSDGGWIWFDIVADEKHAVLEGAEWTTEQEPARTGKASLGITTYNKPDYCVETLRALAASPDALEFVDRIFLIDQGTQTVADQDGYDEVAADLGETLQVIRQANLGGSGGFARAMHETLQRPESDFVQLLDDDVRLEPESLRRSIVFGQYATTPVLVGGHMFDLLDRPKLHGWAEVVDEAPFMWRNLYQEKMPHDFGVANLRQSTLLHMRMDADYNGWWMCLIPLAAIREVGLSLPAFIKWDDAEFCLRAGEAGFPTVSMPGVALWHVSWVNKDDTIDWQAYFHARNRIVAGLLHSNAPRGGRLLTHSRRVDLKHLMMMQYYPVALRAMALRDVLSGPLHLRRNIGTAMPAARALAADFPETVVHRDPSAVLHSRRGRQVYKQMTPNELDTPTGFALRRFTLSTLLSHWLHEPRPENVTQPEVEFGKEDAHWWRVPAFDSALVSAADGSGKNIYTRDRRKYRQMLRESIRLHGELRRRWPELQRQYRDALPELVSPQSWQQIFEEKA; encoded by the coding sequence ATCTACTGCCGCTTTATGCCGACCCCGAGACGTGGTCGGTGATCGAGGGCGAACCTGTCCGCGTGTCCAATCGTGCCCACCTCGGCAACATCCTGGGACGGCATCGCGCTCGGATCATCGCGGGTCGCCGCGTGTCGCTCGGCACCTACTTCAACGCGTTTCCAGCGTCGTACTGGCAGCACTGGACCAGCGTGCGTCGAATCCGCCTCACCGTACGCACCACGGGTCCCGCGACGATCCTCGTATATCGGTCGAACGGTTCCGGCATCCGCCAGCGCGTCGCGACGAGAGAGGTCACGGGCGAATCCTCGGCATCATTCGACCTGGAGCTCACCCAGTACAGCGACGGCGGCTGGATCTGGTTTGACATAGTCGCGGACGAGAAGCATGCGGTACTCGAAGGCGCCGAGTGGACGACTGAGCAGGAGCCCGCCCGCACAGGCAAGGCCTCACTCGGAATCACGACCTACAACAAGCCGGACTACTGTGTGGAGACACTGCGCGCGCTCGCGGCGTCACCGGACGCGCTCGAGTTTGTCGACCGCATCTTCCTGATCGACCAGGGCACCCAGACCGTCGCCGACCAGGACGGCTATGACGAGGTCGCCGCCGACCTCGGCGAGACCCTTCAGGTGATCCGCCAGGCCAACCTCGGAGGCTCTGGAGGGTTCGCGCGCGCGATGCACGAGACCCTGCAGCGTCCCGAGAGCGACTTCGTGCAGTTGCTCGATGATGACGTCCGGCTGGAGCCGGAGTCCCTGCGCCGTTCGATCGTCTTCGGGCAGTACGCCACGACACCTGTGCTCGTCGGCGGTCACATGTTCGACCTGCTCGACCGCCCCAAGCTGCACGGATGGGCAGAGGTCGTCGACGAGGCGCCGTTCATGTGGCGCAACCTTTACCAGGAGAAGATGCCGCACGACTTCGGCGTCGCGAACCTCCGGCAGTCGACGCTGCTGCACATGCGCATGGACGCCGACTACAACGGGTGGTGGATGTGTCTGATCCCCCTTGCCGCGATCCGCGAGGTCGGCCTCTCTCTGCCCGCATTCATCAAGTGGGATGACGCCGAGTTCTGCCTGCGCGCCGGGGAAGCGGGATTCCCCACGGTATCGATGCCCGGCGTCGCCCTTTGGCACGTCTCCTGGGTCAACAAGGACGACACGATCGACTGGCAGGCGTACTTCCATGCCCGCAATCGCATCGTCGCCGGACTTCTTCACTCGAACGCCCCGCGCGGCGGGCGCTTGCTGACGCACAGTCGACGGGTCGACCTCAAGCACCTGATGATGATGCAGTACTACCCCGTGGCTCTGCGCGCCATGGCGCTGCGCGACGTGCTGTCCGGCCCGCTGCACCTGCGCAGGAATATCGGCACCGCGATGCCCGCCGCCCGTGCCCTCGCCGCGGATTTCCCCGAAACCGTGGTGCATCGCGACCCGTCCGCCGTGCTGCATTCGCGCCGCGGACGCCAGGTGTACAAGCAGATGACTCCGAACGAGCTGGACACCCCCACCGGATTCGCGTTGCGCCGATTCACGCTGTCGACCCTGCTCTCGCACTGGCTACATGAACCTCGTCCGGAAAACGTCACCCAGCCCGAGGTCGAGTTCGGCAAGGAAGACGCGCACTGGTGGCGAGTTCCTGCGTTCGACAGCGCTCTGGTGAGCGCCGCGGACGGCTCCGGGAAGAACATCTACACCCGCGACCGCCGCAAGTATCGGCAGATGCTGCGAGAGTCGATCCGACTACATGGCGAGCTCCGCCGCCGCTGGCCAGAACTCCAGAGGCAGTACCGTGACGCGCTTCCCGAGCTCGTCTCCCCCCAGTCTTGGCAGCAGATCTTCGAGGAGAAGGCATGA
- a CDS encoding ABC transporter ATP-binding protein yields the protein MSAAIEVQGLGVHFRRNRRGSRSFKDLFGGASRRSRPGEFWALRDVSFTVQSGESIGVVGRNGQGKSTLLRLVAKVLLPDAGTVSVNGGVAPLIEITGGFVGDLTVRENVRLTAGLHGMSRDEVSRRYDSIIEFAELHGFEETPYKHLSNGMKVRLAFSVVSQLDEPILLVDEVLAVGDKAFREKCYTRIDELLAEGRTLFFVSHNERDLRRFCTRGLYLDKGALVLDAPIAEVLDRYNGDYAG from the coding sequence ATGTCGGCGGCGATCGAAGTGCAGGGACTCGGCGTCCATTTCCGACGTAACAGACGAGGCAGTCGCAGCTTCAAGGACCTGTTCGGCGGAGCGTCGCGGAGGTCCCGGCCTGGCGAGTTCTGGGCGCTCCGAGACGTCTCCTTCACTGTGCAGTCGGGAGAGTCGATCGGCGTCGTCGGACGCAACGGGCAGGGCAAGTCCACGCTCCTCCGCCTCGTGGCCAAAGTGCTGCTGCCGGACGCGGGGACCGTCTCCGTCAACGGCGGGGTCGCGCCTCTGATCGAGATCACCGGCGGTTTCGTCGGAGATCTGACCGTCCGCGAGAACGTCCGTCTGACGGCCGGCCTGCACGGCATGTCTCGTGACGAGGTGTCGCGTCGATACGACAGCATCATCGAGTTCGCCGAACTCCACGGCTTCGAGGAGACGCCGTACAAGCACCTCTCCAACGGCATGAAGGTGCGTCTTGCGTTCTCGGTCGTGTCGCAGCTCGACGAGCCGATTCTCCTGGTCGACGAGGTGCTCGCTGTCGGTGACAAGGCCTTCCGGGAGAAGTGCTACACCCGCATAGACGAGTTGCTCGCCGAGGGGCGCACCCTGTTCTTCGTCAGCCACAACGAACGCGATCTCCGTCGCTTCTGCACGCGGGGACTGTATCTCGACAAGGGCGCTCTCGTGCTGGATGCACCGATCGCCGAGGTCCTCGACCGGTACAACGGCGACTACGCCGGCTGA
- a CDS encoding ABC transporter permease, with protein MSHTAVGAPGTPRRYLHSLWLLSARDLKVRYATSMLGYVWSVLDPLVMSLIYWFVFTQVFHRDVGEEPYIVFLISALLPWVWFNSSVSDFTRAFKKDARLVRSTAIPRTIWVNRIVLSKGIEYLFSLPVLVLFIVISLLMETNPDNVVQVGWGILWMPVAMLLQAILLVGLGLLIAPLCVMYVDLERTTALILRAMFYATPIIYNVTDLPGIAQTLGAFNPLAGIFMLYRMAFFPDQWNLFTLVISVVMSLAILALGVWAFRRLERPVLKEL; from the coding sequence GTGAGTCACACTGCGGTCGGGGCACCGGGGACGCCCCGTAGATATCTGCATTCTCTGTGGCTTCTCTCCGCCCGCGACCTCAAGGTCCGCTACGCGACCAGCATGCTGGGCTACGTCTGGTCGGTGCTCGACCCGCTGGTGATGAGCCTGATCTACTGGTTCGTCTTCACGCAGGTGTTCCACCGGGACGTGGGCGAGGAGCCGTACATCGTGTTCCTCATCAGCGCCCTGCTGCCGTGGGTGTGGTTCAACTCGTCTGTGAGCGACTTCACGCGTGCCTTCAAGAAGGACGCGAGATTGGTGCGATCGACCGCGATCCCGCGCACGATCTGGGTGAACCGGATCGTGCTGAGCAAGGGGATCGAGTACCTGTTCTCGCTCCCCGTGCTCGTGCTGTTCATCGTGATCAGCCTGCTGATGGAGACGAATCCCGACAACGTCGTCCAGGTCGGCTGGGGGATCCTGTGGATGCCGGTGGCGATGCTGTTGCAGGCGATCCTGCTGGTCGGGCTGGGACTGCTCATCGCGCCGCTCTGTGTCATGTACGTCGACCTCGAGCGGACCACGGCGTTGATCCTGCGGGCGATGTTCTACGCGACCCCCATCATCTACAACGTCACGGACCTTCCCGGAATCGCCCAGACGCTCGGGGCTTTCAACCCCCTCGCCGGGATCTTCATGCTGTACCGGATGGCGTTCTTCCCCGACCAGTGGAATCTGTTCACGCTCGTGATCAGCGTCGTGATGAGCCTGGCGATCCTCGCGCTCGGAGTCTGGGCATTCCGCCGGCTCGAGCGTCCCGTGCTGAAGGAGCTGTGA